The Panthera uncia isolate 11264 chromosome C2, Puncia_PCG_1.0, whole genome shotgun sequence genome contains a region encoding:
- the ANAPC13 gene encoding anaphase-promoting complex subunit 13 — translation MDSEVQRDGRILDLIDDAWREDKLPYEDVAIPLNELPEPEQDNGGTTESVKEQEMKWTDLALQYLHENVPPVGN, via the exons ATGGACAGTGAGGTACAGAGAGATGGGAGGATCTTGGATTTGATTGACGATGCCTGGCGAGAAGACAAGCTGCCGTATGAAGATGTCGCAATACCACTG AATGAGCTTCCTGAACCGGAACAGGACAACGGTGGCACCACAGAATCTGTTAAAGAGCAAGAAATGAAGTGGACCGACTTGGCCTTACAGTACCTCCATGAGAACGTTCCCCCTGTAGGAAACTAA